The Candidatus Nitrosopumilus sp. SW genomic sequence AGGCCAAAAACATTTCCAAAGAATAAATTTTTTTTCAGAATTAAGATAAGGTACATGGAACACAACATCTTTTACTTTAATTGGTCTGTCAGATACATCAGTAATTTTTCCCAGCATAAAGTTTCGAAGTATAGGATCTACATCCCAATCTTTTTGTAGTAAATCTAGTGACTCTTCAATCTCCTTTTGGGACAATAAGTTATAACATCATTTGCAGATGTTATTAATGTTGAGTGAAAAAGGCAAGTATGCTTCAGCTACAGAAAACAGAAGATTTGTCTGGTCAGAAATAATTTGGCCTTTAATTTTAGAAATCAACGATGTTGCATTTACTTTAAAACAATTCCAAGATAAACGTGACAAGATTTGCCAACAGTACAATCTCTCAATTAATGTCCCGTCAAGAGGATTGGCATCACTACAGCAAAAAGGAATCATACTCAAAGAAGGAACACTGTATTCCATTCACTACAAATTGATTCCATATATGAGATTAAGAGCAGATTGTGATTATGCAACTGCAATTAGAGAAGTTAGACTAAAGTAATTACAACAAATGATTATATTCTAAACATTCAAAATTTCTTTCAAGTAGCCCGATAGTCTAGCGGTCAAGGATTCTGCCCTCTGGATCTCACAAAGTGGATATAGGCGGAGACGGCAGTTCGAATCTGCCTCGGGCTACTGAAATGATTTCTAAAAGTCCTATCTTGATGCTTGTGCGATTCTTTCTAACTCGTTCTTCTTCTTTACAGAAGGAGCATTAGGATCGTTATCTGCAGCCAAGATTAGTTGTTCTGCCATGTGTTCTTCAATTGGTTTTGGGTTAGAGAATGTTGATTCTTTGATTGCATCAGCAATGAATCTCAAAGCCAAATCTACTCTTCTAATTGGTGCAACATCAACAGATACGTGATAAACAGTACCACCATAAACAATTCTAGTTGTGTCCTCATTAGGAGCTGAATTTTCAACTGCTCTAACTAGTACCTCTACTGGGTTTTTACCAGTTTTGAGTTCAATGATTGTAAATGCAGTTCTAACAGTATTGAGTACTTTGGTTTTCTTTCCAGTCATTCGACCAGTGTTCTTTGCATATTTTTTACCAAAGTGCATTGTTTTGTTGATTAATCTTTCAACAATGTTAACATCTGCTTTGTTGAATCTTTTGAGTGCAGAACGACCAAATGTATAAGGTAAGATTTGTTTCCTAAGAGAAATTGCAGTTTTAAGACCAGGGTCTTTAACTTCAATATCAGACAAATCCCATTTTCTAAAGAGTAACAAGTTTTTTGTTTGTGCCATTTCTATCTCCTTGGTTTTTCCTTCTTTCCAATTACTAGTTCATGAAGAGCAGTGCCATTTACTTTGAAGACTTTGAATCTAACACCAGGAATATCTCCCATTGCACCACCTTGAGTTGCACCCATTCCTTGAATATGAACTTCATCGTGTTCATCAATAAAGTTCATTGCACCGTCTCTTGGTAAGAATGCTGTAACTGTTTTACCATTTTTAATTAATTGAACACGAACACATTTTCTAATTGCAGAGTTTGGTTGTTTTGCTGCAACTCCAACTTTTTCTAAAACAATACCTCTTGCTTGAGGAGCACCACCAAGTGGGTCTGCTTTTTTATCAATA encodes the following:
- a CDS encoding 30S ribosomal protein S12, giving the protein MRKSPLGLFAGRVLTTKKKKQRWAISTYKRRELGIDKKADPLGGAPQARGIVLEKVGVAAKQPNSAIRKCVRVQLIKNGKTVTAFLPRDGAMNFIDEHDEVHIQGMGATQGGAMGDIPGVRFKVFKVNGTALHELVIGKKEKPRR
- a CDS encoding 30S ribosomal protein S7 → MAQTKNLLLFRKWDLSDIEVKDPGLKTAISLRKQILPYTFGRSALKRFNKADVNIVERLINKTMHFGKKYAKNTGRMTGKKTKVLNTVRTAFTIIELKTGKNPVEVLVRAVENSAPNEDTTRIVYGGTVYHVSVDVAPIRRVDLALRFIADAIKESTFSNPKPIEEHMAEQLILAADNDPNAPSVKKKNELERIAQASR